A genome region from Crossiella equi includes the following:
- a CDS encoding glycosyltransferase family 4 protein, which translates to MTVRIGVHFIRRRILTRALRHGGEAVHSSVFRCAKGFEALCAQPEDDGVDFHAWDEREPVEDFVARSDVLVGIPDIRLLNARDRAPHRPPYLALVMGDATRALPWRTALVRRFGAQDTFVCSCSADTGILRLFLEPPEESSVDTAPMPSLLEQFLPTGPPDPAVTRALAGFAPERPVVLSAERMKPEKGVHHVVSLAGYLREHGHDPVLVLLSAGQRTPYQLRVEQQVMAAGLTGSTVLLPFLDARGLATAYQRASFVVSASTIYDNNFGYVPIESQLVGTPPVVADWGGYRDSVLDGRTGVHMPTTLHGDGAVTLDWEPAAVTAEAMLRDPARYRSAVAAGKAHIEANYSLAAARRRYTELAHTALARPRGGGWGISELGWRAVESGWTDQSDNPDRTGRRQQGSRGDAEARQAIHQLIYARYVTHSTAARTA; encoded by the coding sequence ATGACCGTCCGGATCGGCGTCCACTTCATCCGCCGCCGCATCCTCACCCGGGCGCTGCGGCACGGCGGGGAGGCCGTGCACAGCAGCGTGTTCCGGTGTGCCAAGGGTTTCGAGGCGCTGTGCGCGCAGCCGGAGGACGACGGGGTGGACTTCCACGCCTGGGATGAGCGCGAACCGGTCGAGGACTTCGTCGCGCGCTCGGACGTGCTGGTCGGCATCCCGGACATCCGCCTGCTCAACGCCCGGGACCGCGCCCCGCACCGCCCGCCGTACCTGGCACTGGTGATGGGCGATGCCACCCGGGCCCTGCCGTGGCGCACCGCGCTGGTGCGCCGCTTCGGCGCCCAGGACACGTTCGTGTGCAGCTGCTCGGCCGACACCGGGATCCTGCGCCTGTTCCTGGAGCCGCCCGAGGAGTCCAGTGTGGACACCGCGCCGATGCCCTCCCTGCTGGAGCAGTTCCTGCCCACCGGCCCGCCCGATCCCGCCGTGACGCGGGCGCTGGCCGGGTTCGCCCCGGAGCGGCCGGTGGTGCTCAGCGCGGAGCGGATGAAGCCGGAGAAGGGCGTGCACCACGTGGTCTCGCTGGCCGGGTACCTGCGCGAGCACGGCCACGACCCGGTGCTGGTGCTGCTGAGCGCGGGCCAGCGCACGCCGTACCAGCTGCGGGTGGAACAGCAGGTCATGGCGGCCGGGCTGACCGGCTCGACCGTGCTGCTGCCGTTCCTGGACGCCCGCGGCCTGGCCACGGCCTACCAGCGGGCGAGCTTCGTGGTGTCGGCCTCCACCATCTACGACAACAACTTCGGCTACGTGCCGATCGAGTCCCAGCTGGTCGGCACCCCGCCGGTGGTGGCGGACTGGGGCGGCTACCGGGACAGCGTGCTGGACGGCCGGACCGGCGTGCACATGCCGACCACCCTGCACGGGGACGGCGCGGTCACGCTGGACTGGGAGCCCGCCGCGGTCACCGCCGAGGCGATGCTGCGCGACCCGGCCCGCTACCGCTCGGCGGTGGCGGCGGGCAAGGCGCACATCGAGGCGAACTACTCGCTGGCCGCGGCCCGCCGCCGGTACACCGAACTGGCCCACACGGCCCTGGCCCGGCCTCGCGGGGGCGGCTGGGGCATCTCCGAGCTGGGGTGGCGGGCGGTCGAGTCGGGCTGGACCGACCAGTCGGACAACCCGGACCGCACCGGCCGCCGCCAGCAGGGTTCGCGGGGCGACGCGGAGGCCCGGCAGGCCATCCACCAGTTGATCTACGCCAGGTACGTCACCCACTCCACCGCGGCGAGGACGGCATGA
- a CDS encoding glycosyltransferase family 4 protein, with amino-acid sequence MTTEQKSTAVLDQFGFPARWSVHTRREIRRVDRALAAMPPEVRARLEEGRRAADALVLKQDAGGSSSGGLARRVVLVLPFPITTGGMRVQVELGRMLAASGAEVHVRQVRGVDCTDAKYDACGFASREPVGDPRRLPKVLRELAPATLLMGCWIDYFAGVESGAGPVIGYSAGEPTLKETAGFDAAFVEFAHRMHQLPVTLWSGSHFIEGIFRQRFGRESQFISVPIAGEMFGRDFTAPARPPFRVILIGPEHHSTKGVPGALAALDPLRHNGVEVVWVSPEPPTAERAALADEVHVGLNAEGVAAAIGSCHALVFPSRLEGLGNPPLEAMALGVPSVLCPNGGSQEYAVPGENCLQVPYGDAEALRAAVSRLRDEPELVSRIVGQGRETAERYRPATIHRAVTAFLATRFDDLPFVPLG; translated from the coding sequence ATGACCACGGAGCAGAAGAGCACAGCGGTACTCGACCAGTTCGGCTTCCCGGCACGCTGGTCGGTGCACACCCGGCGGGAGATCCGCCGGGTCGACCGGGCCTTGGCGGCCATGCCGCCGGAGGTCCGGGCACGGCTGGAGGAGGGACGGCGGGCGGCCGATGCCCTGGTGCTGAAGCAGGACGCGGGTGGCTCGTCGAGCGGCGGGCTCGCCCGGCGCGTGGTCCTGGTCCTCCCCTTCCCCATCACCACCGGCGGCATGCGGGTCCAGGTCGAGCTGGGCCGCATGCTCGCCGCCTCCGGGGCCGAGGTGCACGTGCGCCAGGTCCGCGGCGTGGACTGCACCGACGCCAAGTACGACGCCTGCGGTTTCGCCAGCCGCGAGCCGGTGGGCGACCCCCGCCGCCTGCCCAAGGTCCTGCGCGAGCTGGCGCCCGCGACCCTGCTCATGGGGTGTTGGATCGACTACTTCGCCGGGGTCGAGTCCGGGGCCGGGCCGGTGATCGGGTACTCCGCCGGGGAGCCGACGCTCAAGGAGACCGCGGGCTTCGACGCCGCGTTTGTGGAGTTCGCGCACCGCATGCACCAGCTGCCGGTGACGCTCTGGTCCGGCTCGCACTTCATCGAGGGCATCTTCCGGCAGCGGTTCGGGCGGGAGTCGCAGTTCATCTCGGTGCCGATCGCCGGGGAGATGTTCGGCCGCGACTTCACCGCGCCCGCCCGGCCGCCGTTCCGGGTCATCCTGATCGGGCCGGAGCACCACTCCACCAAGGGCGTCCCGGGGGCGCTGGCCGCGCTGGACCCGTTGCGGCACAACGGGGTTGAGGTGGTATGGGTCTCCCCCGAACCGCCGACCGCCGAACGGGCCGCGCTGGCCGACGAAGTGCACGTGGGCCTCAACGCCGAGGGCGTGGCCGCCGCCATCGGGTCCTGCCACGCGCTGGTGTTCCCCTCGCGGCTGGAGGGCCTGGGCAACCCGCCGCTGGAGGCCATGGCGCTGGGCGTGCCGTCGGTGCTGTGCCCCAACGGCGGGTCGCAGGAGTACGCGGTGCCCGGGGAGAACTGCCTGCAGGTGCCCTACGGCGACGCGGAGGCGTTGCGCGCGGCGGTGTCCCGCTTGCGGGACGAGCCCGAGCTGGTCAGCCGGATCGTCGGGCAGGGGCGGGAGACCGCCGAGCGGTACCGCCCGGCAACCATCCACCGGGCGGTGACCGCGTTCCTGGCGACCAGGTTCGACGACCTACCCTTCGTGCCCCTGGGTTAG
- a CDS encoding polysaccharide biosynthesis protein, with protein sequence MNVDDLLKLHVNGHGGSRNRKRPEAADRDILTGKRVLVTGAGGSIGSAVCRAVATLPATRLVMLDRDDSALHALQLSLAELPVRPGLAFYLRDICVEQGLTEIFERERPQVVLHAAALKHVPLLEQHPAEAYRVNVLGTGTTLAAAAAAGTEIFVNISTDKASNPSSVLGITKRLGERLTSYFSAKHNRRYLSVRFGNVLGSRGSFLTTFAEQIRNRRPLLVTHEDVTRFLMSVEDAVELIVLAAAQGAGGETLISNMGKPVRILDIAHSLLDEAGADLPIEIVGLRPGDKLHEDYLDDSESPADAVEDLVRVKVEPLDPAEVRFEDFLQAAGR encoded by the coding sequence ATGAATGTGGATGACCTGCTCAAGCTGCACGTGAACGGCCACGGCGGGAGTAGAAATCGCAAACGCCCGGAGGCCGCGGACCGAGATATACTCACCGGCAAACGCGTGCTGGTGACCGGTGCCGGTGGTTCCATCGGATCGGCGGTCTGCCGCGCCGTGGCCACCCTGCCCGCCACGCGGCTGGTGATGCTCGACCGCGACGACTCGGCCCTGCACGCCCTCCAGCTGAGCCTGGCGGAACTGCCGGTGCGACCGGGCCTGGCGTTCTACCTCCGCGACATCTGCGTGGAGCAGGGCCTGACCGAGATCTTCGAGCGCGAGCGGCCGCAGGTGGTGCTGCACGCGGCCGCGCTCAAGCACGTCCCGCTGCTGGAACAGCACCCGGCCGAGGCCTACCGGGTCAACGTGCTGGGCACCGGCACCACGCTGGCCGCGGCAGCGGCGGCGGGCACGGAGATCTTCGTCAACATCTCCACCGACAAGGCCTCCAACCCGAGCTCGGTGCTGGGCATCACCAAACGCCTGGGCGAGCGGCTGACCTCGTACTTCAGCGCCAAGCACAACCGGCGGTACCTGAGCGTGCGCTTCGGCAACGTGCTGGGCAGCCGGGGCTCGTTCCTGACCACCTTCGCCGAGCAGATCCGCAACAGGCGACCACTGCTGGTGACGCACGAGGACGTCACCCGGTTCCTGATGAGCGTGGAGGACGCGGTGGAGCTGATCGTGCTGGCCGCCGCGCAGGGCGCGGGCGGGGAGACGCTGATCTCGAACATGGGCAAGCCGGTGCGCATCCTGGACATCGCGCACTCGCTGCTGGACGAGGCGGGCGCGGACCTGCCCATCGAGATCGTCGGCCTGCGCCCGGGTGACAAGCTGCACGAGGACTACCTGGACGACTCGGAGTCCCCGGCCGACGCGGTCGAGGACCTGGTGCGAGTGAAGGTGGAGCCGCTGGACCCGGCCGAGGTGCGGTTCGAGGACTTCCTCCAGGCGGCGGGCCGATGA